CGGGCGAAGCGGGCAGGGGCTGCGGCATCGCCCGGCCTTCCCGCAGATAGCGATACAATCGGACCCGAACGTGCAATAGCCTGCCGCCAGACGCGGCGATAAAGCGGACCCATGTTCAAAAGCATCCTCTCCGTCGGCGGACTGACCCTGCTTTCGCGCCTCGCCGGCTTCGTGCGGGACGTGGTGATGGCGGCCGTACTCGGCGCCGGGCCGGTGGCGGATGCCTTCCTGGTGGCTTTCCGCCTGCCCAATCATTTCCGCGCCATCTTCGCCGAGGGCGCCTTCAACGCCGCCTTCGTGCCCACTTATTCGCGGCTGCGGGAGCAGGGGGGCGTGGCCACGGCCCGGGAGTTTGCCAACGAGATTCTCACCGCCATGGCACTGGTGCACGCCGTGCTGCTGGCTCTGGCGCTGGGCTTTACGGCGGATTTTGTGGGGCTGCTGGCGCCGGGCCTCAAGGAGAATCCCGAGCGGTTCCAACTGGCGGTGTCGCTCACCCGCATCACCTTTCCCTATCTGGCGCTCATTTCGGTCGCCACCCTCATCTCCGGCGCGCTCAACGCCTCCAACCGCTTCGCCATGGCGGCGGCCTCGCCCATTTTGCTGAATGTCTGCATGGTGGGGACGCTGCTTTCGGCGGCCGCCTTTCCCACCGCCGGCCATGCGGCGGCCTGGGGCGTGCTGCTGTCGGGCATCGGGCAGGTGCTGCTGGTGGGATGGGATGCGGAGCGCAGCGGCATCGGCCTGCGCTTCTCCCGGCCCCACCTCAATCCCGGAACGCGGCAATTCCTCAAGGCGCTGGGCCCCGCCATCATCGGCTCGGCCGGGGTGCAGATCGCGCTGTTCGCCGACACCATCATCGCCACTTTCCTGCCCTCGGGCGCGCTCTCAGCGCTTTATTATGCCGATCGCATCAACCAATTGCCCATCGGCGTGGTGGGAATCGCCATTGGCACCGTGCTGCTGCCGGAAATGTCCCGGCGTCTGGCCGCGGGGGATGATGCGGGCGCGGCCCATGCGCAGGCGCGTTCCATCGAGTTCGCGGTGCTGCTCTCGCTGCCTTTCGTTGTGGCGGCGCTCCTCATTCCCGACCTCACCATGCGTGCCCTGTTCGCGCGCGGCGCCTTCACACGGGGTGATGCGGCGGAGGCGGCCGCGACATTGCAGGCCTATGGGGTGGGGCTCATCGCCTTCGTGGTGTTGCGGGCCTTCATCGCGCCGTTCCATGCCCGCGGCGATACGACGACGCCCATGGTCGCCTCGCTGACCGCCGTGGGCATCAATGTGGCGCTGAAATTCGCGCTCATGGGGACGCTGGCGCAGGTGGGCCTTGCGCTGGCCACCGCCATTGGCGGCTGGATCAATCTCGGCCTCCTCATCTTCTTCGCCCACCGGCGCGGGCTGCCGCTTGGCGATGCGCGGCTGCCGGGAAATCTCGGGCGCCTTCTGGTCTGTGGCCTGGTGCTGGCGGGGGTCCTGCTCGGTGCCGACCCGATCGCGCGCCTCCTAACGGCGCACCTTGCCGTCGCGCGGGAGGAACTGGTCTTCCTGGCCGTGGTGCTGACGGGGGGACTTGCCTATCTCGCCACGGTCATCGTGTTTTTCGGCCGACGCTTCCTCGCGCCGCTGCTGCGCCGGCGGGGGACCGCCGCCCCTGCGCCGACGGACAAGGAGCCATGAGGCGCCGGACCGGGCGATGAAGCGGTCGTGACCACCCTCATCACGGTCGCAGCAGCTTGAGCGCCGATACGCGAAGCCCGAGGGCCTGCAGGAGGTTCAATCACACCGCCGTCTGCGCCGAGGCCGCGATTCAGAGGATCTTGGCTTGCCGTTAGGGATTTTGCATTGCACACGTCTGTGCTATGCGAGCGGCTGTGGCAAACGGCTCGTCGGTTGCGGGAAGCGCCGTTCTTCGCCCTGACAATGAAATGGCGCGCCTCAAGTCGCCCTGTCGGAGCACTCTATGTCCGTCCAGCCGCATCGCGTAGCGATCACTGCGTTCGTCCTGTCTGCCCTCGTTGCGCTTGCTGGCTGCGGCCAGCCGCAGCAACAGCAGCAGCAGGCTGCGCCGCCGCCGCCCACGGTCACCGTGGCCAAACCCCAGCCGCGCACCATCACCGATTATGACGAATATGTCGGCCGCTTCGCCGCCATCGACCGGGTGTCGGTCAATGCGCGCGTGTCCGGCTACCTGGATAAGATCAGTTTCACCGACGGCCAGATGGTGAAGGAGGGCGACCTGCTCTTCACCATCGACCAGCGGCCCTACAAGATCGCGCTGCAGCAGGCGGAGGCCAACCTCGCCCAGGCGAAGGCCAATCTGGACTACGCCACCACCGATCTGGAGCGCGCCCGCACCCTGATCGAGGACAAGACGTCCAACGCCATCTCCAAGCAGACCTTCGACCAGCGCACCCAGACCCAGCGCACGGCCGCGGCCACCGTCCAGGCGCAGGAAGCGGCGGTCAACCAAGCCAAGCTCGATCTTCAGTTCACTGAGCTGCGCGCGCCCATCACCGGTCGCATCGGCGACCGGCGGGTGTCGGTGGGCAATTATGTGGTCGGCGGCGCGGGTGCCTCGCCCACGCTTCTGGCCATCATCGTCTCGACCGATCCCATCTATTTCGAGTTCACCTTCGACGAAGCCTCCTTCCTGCGTTACCAGCGCCTGATGGGCGGCGCGGATGTGAGCGGCTCCAAGGTCGATCTCAAGCTGATTGACGACAAAGGCTGGCCCTATCACGGCAAGATGGACTTCCTGAACAACATCGTGGACCGCGAGACCGGCACCATCCGGGGCCGCGCGGTGTTCGAGAATTCCAAGGACCTGTTCCGTCCCGGCATGTTCGGCCGGGTGCGGGTGGCCTCCTCGGCGCCCTATGAGGCGCTGACCGTGCCGGACACGGCCATCGGCAGCGAGCAGACCCAGAAGTTCGTTTATGTGGTGGGCCCGGAGAACACGGTGCAGGTGCGCCCGGTGGTGCTTGGGCCCCTGGAGGGGCCGCTGCGCGTGATCAAGTCCGGCTTGAAGCCCGACGACGTGGTGGTGGTGAACGGCCTGATGCGCGTGCGTCCTGGCGTCAAGGTCACCCCTCAGGAGGAAAAGCCAGCCGCGGCACCCTCGGCCCAGGCCAAGTGAGGGGGACGGCACCATGCGCTTGTCCCATTTCTTCATCGACCGCCCGATCTTTGCCTGGGTGGTCTCCATTGTCATCGTGATCCTGGGCGCGGTCACCTATCTGCGCCTGCCCGTGGCGCAATATCCCGAGATCGCGCCGCCCGTCATCAACGTCACCGGCCAATATCCCGGCGCCAGCGCCGAGACCGTGGCCGAGACCGTGGTGGCGCCCATCGAGCAGCAGATCAACGGCGTGGAGGGGATGCTTTACATCTCCTCCAACTCCACCGCCGATGGCCGCTTCTCCATTTCGGTGACCTTCGACCTCGGCACCAACCTGGATATCGCCCAGGTGCAGGTGCAGAACCGCGTCGCCATCGCCGAGCCGCGCCTGCCCTCCGAGGTGCAGCAGGTGGGCGTGGTCACCGCCAAGTCCTCGCCGGACCTGATGCTGGTGGTGAGCCTCTACTCACCTGATGGCAGCCGCGATCCGCTCTTCCTGTCCCATGTGGCCAACGTCCAGATCAAGGACGTGCTGTCGCGCATTGACGGCGTCGGCTCCATCACGGTGTTCGGCTCCCGTGAATACGCCATGCAGGTCTGGCTTGACCCGACCCGGCTTCAGGAACTGAACCTGACCGCGGGCGACGTGGTCACCGCCTTGCGCGCCCAGAACGTGCAGGTGGCCTCCGGCGTGCTGAACCAGCCGCCCGTGCCGCAGCAGCGCGCCTTCCAGGTGGCGGTGCGCACCCTCGGCCGACTGTCCGATCCCGAGCAGTTCGGCAATGTGGTCATCAAGCAGACCGAGACCGCCCTGGTGCGCCTGAAGGACGTGGCCAAGGTCGAGATTTCGGCCCAGGACTATGCCTCCACGTCGTTCCTCGACAAGGACTTGTCGGTCTCGCTGGGCGTGTTCCAGCGCCCGGGCTCCAACGCGCTCGCCACCGGCAATGCCATCGTCGCGGAGATGCAGCGGCTCGGCAAGGAACTGCCGAGCGGCGTGAAGTACGCCATCTATTACAATCCCACCGAGTTCATCCAGCAGTCGGTGGAAGCGGTCATTCACACCATCGCCGAAGCCATTGTGCTCGTGGTTCTGGTGGTGATCCTCTTCCTGCAGACCTGGCGGGCGGCGATCATCCCGATCCTCGCCATCCCGATCTCGCTGGTGGGCACCTTCTTCTTCATGTCGCTG
This genomic interval from Aquabacter sp. L1I39 contains the following:
- a CDS encoding efflux RND transporter periplasmic adaptor subunit, with product MSVQPHRVAITAFVLSALVALAGCGQPQQQQQQAAPPPPTVTVAKPQPRTITDYDEYVGRFAAIDRVSVNARVSGYLDKISFTDGQMVKEGDLLFTIDQRPYKIALQQAEANLAQAKANLDYATTDLERARTLIEDKTSNAISKQTFDQRTQTQRTAAATVQAQEAAVNQAKLDLQFTELRAPITGRIGDRRVSVGNYVVGGAGASPTLLAIIVSTDPIYFEFTFDEASFLRYQRLMGGADVSGSKVDLKLIDDKGWPYHGKMDFLNNIVDRETGTIRGRAVFENSKDLFRPGMFGRVRVASSAPYEALTVPDTAIGSEQTQKFVYVVGPENTVQVRPVVLGPLEGPLRVIKSGLKPDDVVVVNGLMRVRPGVKVTPQEEKPAAAPSAQAK
- the murJ gene encoding murein biosynthesis integral membrane protein MurJ yields the protein MFKSILSVGGLTLLSRLAGFVRDVVMAAVLGAGPVADAFLVAFRLPNHFRAIFAEGAFNAAFVPTYSRLREQGGVATAREFANEILTAMALVHAVLLALALGFTADFVGLLAPGLKENPERFQLAVSLTRITFPYLALISVATLISGALNASNRFAMAAASPILLNVCMVGTLLSAAAFPTAGHAAAWGVLLSGIGQVLLVGWDAERSGIGLRFSRPHLNPGTRQFLKALGPAIIGSAGVQIALFADTIIATFLPSGALSALYYADRINQLPIGVVGIAIGTVLLPEMSRRLAAGDDAGAAHAQARSIEFAVLLSLPFVVAALLIPDLTMRALFARGAFTRGDAAEAAATLQAYGVGLIAFVVLRAFIAPFHARGDTTTPMVASLTAVGINVALKFALMGTLAQVGLALATAIGGWINLGLLIFFAHRRGLPLGDARLPGNLGRLLVCGLVLAGVLLGADPIARLLTAHLAVAREELVFLAVVLTGGLAYLATVIVFFGRRFLAPLLRRRGTAAPAPTDKEP